One genomic window of Chelonoidis abingdonii isolate Lonesome George chromosome 5, CheloAbing_2.0, whole genome shotgun sequence includes the following:
- the LOC116824851 gene encoding adhesion G protein-coupled receptor E3-like — MGTRGDVYPLGFCIALCLWGTMAQNHGVQGTTEDCNNHMLCPANAKCVNNTHCTCLDGYQPRGNYFFTDPMETCDDINECLGPSPPDCGLNTKCINMAGTYSCTCIDGYEPSSESQLHARE, encoded by the exons ATGGGAACCCGAGGAGACGTGTATCCATTAG GGTTCTGCATCGCCCTGTGCCTGTGGGGCACCATGGCCCAGAATCATGGCGTACAAG GTACCACTGAGGACTGTAACAACCATATGCTGTGCCCAGCAAACGCCAAGTGTGTGAACAACACCCACTGCACCTGCCTGGATGGATACCAGCCAAGGGGGAATTACTTCTTCACCGACCCAATGGAGACCTGTGACG ATATTAATGAGTGTCTGGGGCCGAGCCCGCCAGACTGCGGCCTCAACACAAAGTGCATCAACATGGCTGGGACTTACTCCTGCACCTGCATCGATGGCTACGAGCCCAGCTCAGAAAGCCAACTTCATGCACGTGAGTGA